One Olsenella sp. oral taxon 807 DNA segment encodes these proteins:
- the ribD gene encoding bifunctional diaminohydroxyphosphoribosylaminopyrimidine deaminase/5-amino-6-(5-phosphoribosylamino)uracil reductase RibD, whose translation MSDEAYMARALRLAALGRGWTNPNPMVGAVIVSGTHVLAEGYHHRYGDLHAERDALKNAMRKGLDVCGATMYVTLEPCCHFGRQPPCTDAIIEAGITRVVIGSSDPNPKVAGQGIGILREAGIEVSEGVLADKCLALNEAFLTYIQTGRPLVTMKYAMTIDGKIACVTGESRWITGEGARRHVHEQRHAAAAIMVGVGTVITDNPQLTSRIEGGNDPVRIVCDTHLRTPLDARVVTSARRVPTLIATCESDPDKHRPFTAAGCQIATLPNRNGHVDLVSLVDELGNRNLDSLIIEGGATLNWSALQAGIVDKVQAYIAPKIFGGMLAQGPVGGPGFTTPADAIELTDVRLTRIGDDHLIEGRILPCSRESSKR comes from the coding sequence ATGTCCGACGAGGCCTACATGGCACGTGCCCTTAGGCTCGCGGCGCTCGGTCGTGGATGGACCAACCCCAATCCCATGGTAGGCGCAGTCATCGTATCTGGCACGCATGTGCTGGCAGAAGGCTACCACCACCGATATGGCGACCTGCATGCCGAACGCGACGCCCTCAAGAATGCGATGCGAAAGGGCTTGGACGTGTGCGGCGCCACCATGTATGTGACGCTCGAGCCCTGCTGCCACTTTGGCAGGCAGCCCCCCTGCACCGACGCCATCATCGAGGCGGGAATCACGCGGGTGGTCATTGGCTCTTCTGACCCTAACCCCAAGGTGGCGGGACAGGGGATAGGGATTCTGCGCGAGGCCGGCATCGAGGTGAGCGAAGGCGTGTTGGCCGATAAGTGCCTCGCCCTCAACGAGGCATTCCTCACGTACATCCAAACAGGACGTCCCCTGGTCACCATGAAGTACGCCATGACCATCGACGGGAAGATTGCCTGCGTAACGGGCGAGTCGCGCTGGATCACAGGCGAGGGTGCCCGTCGGCACGTGCACGAGCAACGTCACGCGGCAGCCGCCATCATGGTGGGCGTGGGAACGGTCATCACTGACAACCCTCAGCTCACATCCCGCATCGAAGGCGGCAATGATCCCGTGCGCATCGTTTGCGACACCCACCTGCGCACACCTCTCGATGCCCGTGTCGTCACCAGTGCACGCCGCGTCCCCACTCTGATAGCCACCTGCGAGAGCGACCCAGACAAGCACAGGCCCTTTACTGCTGCGGGGTGCCAGATAGCCACCCTCCCGAACAGGAACGGCCATGTCGATCTTGTCTCCCTGGTTGATGAGCTCGGGAACCGGAACCTCGACAGCCTCATCATTGAGGGCGGCGCAACGCTCAATTGGTCTGCGCTGCAAGCGGGCATCGTCGATAAGGTCCAGGCCTACATCGCGCCAAAGATCTTTGGCGGAATGCTGGCACAAGGACCCGTTGGGGGTCCGGGTTTCACGACCCCGGCTGACGCTATCGAACTCACCGACGTACGCTTGACCCGAATCGGTGACGACCATCTGATAGAGGGGAGGATTCTCCCATGTTCACGGGAATCGTCGAAGAGGTAG
- a CDS encoding riboflavin synthase, producing MFTGIVEEVGTIARIQGGAHSSTLEVCARTVWEDTHVGDSICTSGVCLTVTSLTQRGFTADVMHETLSRSTLGGLSVGDKVNLERAMAVGERFGGHIVSGHIDGTGTVEHITRDGTAIWYEIETTPGILRLIIEKGSIALDGISLTVARVDDATNTFSVSTIPHTTTHTTLTDTQVGDAVNLENDIVGKYIERLMRAGNSAATPQGITMDFLLENGF from the coding sequence ATGTTCACGGGAATCGTCGAAGAGGTAGGAACCATCGCACGAATCCAGGGCGGTGCCCACTCCTCTACACTGGAGGTGTGCGCCCGTACCGTATGGGAAGACACGCACGTCGGTGACAGCATCTGCACATCCGGCGTATGCCTGACGGTCACCTCCCTCACACAGCGGGGCTTCACGGCCGACGTGATGCACGAGACGCTCAGCCGCAGCACGCTGGGTGGCCTCTCGGTGGGCGACAAGGTCAACCTAGAGCGAGCGATGGCTGTGGGCGAAAGATTTGGGGGGCATATCGTCTCAGGGCATATCGACGGCACGGGAACGGTTGAGCACATTACGCGCGACGGTACTGCCATCTGGTACGAGATCGAAACGACACCGGGCATTCTGCGCCTTATCATCGAGAAGGGCTCGATCGCCCTCGATGGCATCAGCCTCACTGTCGCGCGTGTCGATGACGCCACCAACACGTTCTCGGTGAGCACCATCCCCCATACCACCACGCACACCACCCTTACCGACACGCAGGTGGGCGATGCGGTGAACCTGGAGAACGACATCGTGGGGAAGTACATTGAACGCCTGATGAGAGCCGGTAATTCTGCCGCAACGCCACAGGGCATCACGATGGACTTTCTCCTGGAGAACGGATTCTAG
- a CDS encoding bifunctional 3,4-dihydroxy-2-butanone-4-phosphate synthase/GTP cyclohydrolase II: MVNERRAGYNLIPEALEALRAGRVILCIDDPDRENEGDFICAAEFATTENVNLMASVAKGLICMPMSEEYVRRLRLPQMVNNNTDNHETAFTVSIDHIDTTTGISAEERGYTARKCTEEGTQPEDFRRPGHMFPLLAKRHGVLVRNGHTEATVDLLRLAGLKQVGLCCEVMREDGTMMRTSELLALAHAHDMPVITIKDLQEYRKYHDKLVSCEASPLLPTSYGEFRACGYVNEVNGEHHVALVKGDIGDGEDVLVRVHSECLTGDVFGSLRCDCGDQLHSAMRQVDAAGRGIVLYMRQEGRGIGLINKLKAYELQQQGMDTVEANLALGFEPDAREYYIGAQILRDLGVRTMRLLTNNPDKVYQLEEFGLRITERVPIQVDANDFDRTYLRTKRDKMGHLL; this comes from the coding sequence ATGGTCAACGAAAGAAGAGCGGGGTACAACCTCATCCCCGAAGCCCTCGAGGCGCTCAGGGCGGGCAGAGTGATCCTCTGCATCGACGATCCGGACCGCGAGAACGAAGGCGATTTCATCTGTGCCGCCGAGTTCGCCACCACCGAGAACGTCAACCTCATGGCAAGCGTTGCCAAGGGACTCATCTGCATGCCCATGAGCGAGGAGTACGTGCGGCGCCTGAGGCTACCGCAAATGGTGAACAACAACACGGATAACCATGAGACGGCCTTTACCGTCTCTATTGACCACATCGACACCACCACGGGTATCTCGGCCGAGGAACGGGGCTACACGGCGCGCAAGTGCACCGAAGAGGGTACCCAGCCCGAAGACTTCCGCCGCCCTGGGCACATGTTCCCCCTGCTGGCCAAGAGGCACGGCGTCCTGGTGCGCAATGGCCATACCGAGGCAACCGTCGACCTTCTACGCCTCGCAGGCCTGAAGCAGGTGGGACTCTGCTGTGAGGTCATGCGCGAGGATGGCACGATGATGCGCACCAGCGAGCTTTTGGCACTCGCGCACGCGCATGACATGCCCGTCATCACCATCAAGGACCTGCAAGAATACCGTAAGTACCACGACAAGCTGGTAAGCTGCGAGGCAAGCCCATTGCTACCCACCTCCTACGGCGAGTTTCGTGCATGCGGTTATGTGAACGAGGTCAACGGCGAGCACCATGTCGCACTGGTAAAGGGCGACATCGGCGACGGTGAGGACGTGCTGGTACGCGTGCATTCCGAATGCCTGACCGGGGACGTGTTCGGGTCCCTGCGCTGCGATTGTGGCGACCAGCTGCACTCCGCCATGCGCCAGGTGGATGCTGCAGGACGTGGAATCGTGCTGTACATGCGCCAGGAGGGTCGCGGTATCGGCCTCATCAACAAGCTCAAGGCCTATGAGCTGCAGCAACAGGGCATGGATACCGTCGAGGCCAATCTGGCCCTAGGATTTGAGCCTGACGCACGCGAGTACTACATCGGAGCCCAGATCCTGCGCGACCTAGGCGTGAGGACCATGCGCCTGCTCACCAACAATCCCGACAAGGTCTATCAGCTTGAGGAGTTTGGCCTGCGCATCACCGAGCGCGTGCCCATCCAAGTGGACGCCAACGATTTCGACCGCACGTATCTGCGAACGAAGAGGGACAAGATGGGACACCTGCTCTAG
- the ribE gene encoding 6,7-dimethyl-8-ribityllumazine synthase yields the protein MTSYEGRLYADDIKIGIVNARFNEFITSKLLSGALDGLARRGVPEDQVDVAWVPGAFEIPVIASRMAQSGKYDAIICLGAVIRGATSHYEAVVNEVSKGIAHIALSTGIPVMFGVLTTESIEQAIERAGSKAGNKGSECAEGAIEMVNLIRSMGI from the coding sequence ATGACAAGCTATGAGGGAAGGCTCTATGCGGACGACATCAAGATTGGCATCGTGAACGCACGCTTCAATGAGTTCATCACATCGAAGCTCCTGAGCGGCGCGCTGGACGGCCTGGCGCGTCGTGGCGTCCCAGAGGACCAAGTAGACGTCGCCTGGGTGCCAGGCGCCTTCGAGATTCCCGTCATCGCCAGCCGCATGGCCCAATCGGGAAAATACGACGCCATCATCTGCCTAGGTGCGGTCATACGTGGCGCGACCAGCCATTACGAGGCCGTGGTCAACGAGGTGTCCAAGGGAATCGCGCACATCGCCCTGTCGACGGGCATCCCCGTGATGTTTGGCGTCCTCACCACCGAGAGCATCGAGCAGGCCATCGAGCGCGCCGGATCCAAGGCGGGCAACAAGGGCTCCGAGTGCGCCGAGGGTGCCATCGAGATGGTAAACCTCATCCGCAGCATGGGCATTTAG
- a CDS encoding PPK2 family polyphosphate kinase, with amino-acid sequence MNIRDFQFDGSERFLMANAVTSVEADEGERAVYAQLTATNTRLMGELQDRLYADGREGLVILLQAMDAAGKDSTIKHVMSGVNPQGVMVHSFKQPSHLELAHDYLWRAITQLPPRGTIGLFNRSYYEDVLIVRVHGLWRDYSLPRRCLHCSEDEFFGRRYRQIRDLEEYLYENGYRVLKVFLNVSKDEQRRRFLARIDNERKNWKFSAADVEERKLWSSYMDAYEQAINATSTRHAPWHVIPADQKWLARWLVSEAIVDVLRQMDPRYPTLLAAAKRELEEDRARLMGE; translated from the coding sequence ATGAATATCAGAGACTTTCAATTTGACGGCAGCGAGCGCTTCTTGATGGCGAATGCCGTGACGTCGGTCGAGGCCGATGAGGGAGAGCGCGCCGTATACGCGCAGCTTACCGCTACGAACACCAGGCTCATGGGAGAGCTGCAGGATAGGCTCTATGCTGACGGCAGGGAGGGCCTCGTCATCCTGCTCCAGGCGATGGACGCTGCGGGAAAGGACTCCACGATCAAGCACGTGATGAGTGGCGTGAACCCGCAGGGTGTCATGGTCCACAGCTTCAAGCAGCCGAGTCACCTGGAGCTTGCGCACGACTATCTGTGGCGTGCGATCACGCAGCTTCCGCCGCGTGGTACCATCGGACTCTTCAATCGCTCGTACTACGAGGACGTGCTGATCGTGCGCGTGCACGGGCTCTGGAGGGACTACAGCTTACCCAGACGCTGCCTGCACTGCTCGGAGGACGAGTTCTTTGGCAGACGCTACCGCCAGATACGCGACCTCGAGGAGTACCTGTACGAGAATGGCTACCGCGTGCTCAAGGTCTTCCTCAACGTGAGCAAGGACGAGCAGAGACGGCGCTTCCTCGCGCGCATCGACAACGAGAGAAAGAACTGGAAGTTCTCGGCGGCCGACGTCGAGGAGCGCAAGCTCTGGTCCAGCTACATGGACGCCTACGAGCAGGCCATAAACGCGACCTCCACCAGACACGCTCCCTGGCACGTCATACCCGCAGACCAGAAGTGGCTTGCGCGCTGGCTCGTGAGCGAGGCCATCGTGGACGTGCTCAGGCAGATGGACCCGCGCTACCCGACGCTTCTTGCGGCGGCCAAGAGGGAGCTCGAGGAGGATCGGGCGCGACTGATGGGGGAGTAG
- a CDS encoding RNA polymerase sigma factor has protein sequence MRQRSGEFMQTAMDSWGDIVYRVALSQTCSHQDAQDVAQDVFLRLLTSPVEFEDGEHLKAWLLRATINRCRELHRSWWKRRVQGAGDAEAEAFANASALADSSPTEEAALRAVERHPIWQALRKLPDQLRATVTLHYIEGISCAQIARIMECRPATVRTRLRRARTKLRGLL, from the coding sequence ATGCGACAACGCTCAGGGGAGTTCATGCAGACGGCCATGGACAGCTGGGGAGACATCGTATATCGCGTGGCGCTTTCGCAGACATGCTCTCACCAGGATGCTCAGGACGTCGCGCAGGACGTGTTCCTGCGACTGCTCACGAGCCCGGTAGAGTTTGAGGATGGCGAGCATCTGAAGGCGTGGCTCCTGCGGGCGACCATCAACCGCTGCCGTGAGCTGCATCGCTCGTGGTGGAAAAGACGGGTGCAGGGCGCAGGCGACGCCGAAGCCGAAGCCTTCGCAAACGCGTCCGCCTTAGCAGACAGCAGCCCCACGGAAGAGGCGGCGCTCAGGGCTGTTGAGCGCCACCCCATCTGGCAGGCATTGAGGAAGCTGCCCGACCAGCTGCGCGCCACAGTTACGCTCCACTACATCGAGGGGATCTCGTGCGCACAGATCGCTCGCATCATGGAATGCAGACCCGCGACCGTGCGGACCCGCCTCAGACGGGCCCGCACGAAGCTGAGGGGATTGCTGTAA
- the galE gene encoding UDP-glucose 4-epimerase GalE, with protein sequence MSEQKAPADSCVLVTGGAGFIGSHTVVELLERGYRVVVVDDLSNASEKVLDRIGKITGEKAAARLSFYQADVSDRAALEAVFAANDIDYVIHFAGFKAVGESVLKPVEYYSNNLNTTLTLVDVMRAHGCRSIIFSSSATVYGDPDALPLTEESPKKSATNPYGWTKWMIEQILSDLHVANPAWNVVLLRYFNPIGAHPSGLMGEDPKGIPNNLLPYVAQVAVGKRDTVRVFGDDYDTPDGTGVRDYIHVMDLASGHVAALAWMAGRTGVEVFNLGTGRGTSVLEIIKAFSKACGRDLPYVIEPRRAGDVTANYADCSKAKREMGWEATYDIDDMCRDGWNWQSMNPNGYED encoded by the coding sequence ATGAGCGAGCAGAAGGCCCCAGCCGACAGCTGCGTACTGGTCACTGGCGGGGCGGGCTTCATCGGAAGTCACACCGTCGTCGAACTCCTCGAGAGGGGCTACCGGGTCGTGGTCGTGGACGACCTCTCGAACGCGAGCGAGAAGGTCCTCGATCGCATAGGCAAAATCACCGGAGAGAAGGCTGCGGCCAGGCTCTCGTTCTATCAGGCTGACGTGAGCGATCGCGCCGCGCTTGAGGCCGTCTTTGCGGCCAACGACATCGACTATGTCATCCACTTCGCGGGCTTCAAGGCCGTTGGCGAGTCCGTCCTAAAGCCCGTAGAGTACTACTCAAATAACCTGAATACCACGCTCACCCTCGTGGACGTCATGCGCGCGCACGGCTGCAGGTCCATCATCTTCAGCAGCTCCGCCACCGTCTATGGTGACCCCGACGCCTTGCCCCTCACAGAGGAGAGTCCCAAGAAGTCTGCAACCAACCCCTACGGCTGGACCAAGTGGATGATCGAGCAGATCCTCTCTGACCTGCACGTCGCCAACCCCGCATGGAACGTCGTGCTGCTACGCTACTTCAACCCCATCGGCGCACACCCCTCGGGGCTCATGGGCGAGGACCCCAAGGGCATCCCCAACAACCTGCTGCCCTATGTGGCACAGGTCGCCGTTGGCAAGCGTGACACGGTCAGGGTCTTTGGCGACGACTACGACACACCCGACGGCACCGGCGTGCGTGACTACATACACGTGATGGACCTCGCGTCTGGCCATGTGGCGGCGCTTGCCTGGATGGCTGGGCGCACGGGAGTCGAGGTCTTCAACCTGGGCACCGGTAGGGGCACGAGTGTGCTCGAGATCATCAAGGCGTTCTCGAAGGCCTGCGGGCGTGACCTCCCCTACGTGATCGAGCCTCGTCGTGCGGGCGACGTCACAGCCAACTACGCCGACTGCTCCAAAGCAAAGCGCGAGATGGGCTGGGAGGCCACATACGACATTGACGACATGTGTCGCGACGGGTGGAACTGGCAGTCCATGAATCCCAACGGCTACGAGGACTAA
- a CDS encoding polyprenyl synthetase family protein has translation MPSNTTDKGAAFRAYLAKKRPLIEAYLSEHAPAPLGDETVVGDDLERYLYGPLKRFMASGGKRTRPVLVLLGCEAVGGTATSALSCACAIEDFQSAALIHDDIADKGTLRRGAPCMHVTEGVGIAINVADLALIIAQSRILRERSLSPELRVRILEEFAAMEERTLEGQALDLGWVRDGRWDLSVDDYLCMASHKTAFYSAACPLSIGAICGGGTDEQVEALRTFGMGAGLAFQLQDDLLNLVGNAKTQGKDFRSDITEGKHTMAVTWSLERLQNSQRDELIEILTSHATDAATLERAVGLMESVGAIEGVRDYAHSVAESARRELDGIELADDMCTILDSMADFFVERTG, from the coding sequence ATGCCGAGCAACACCACAGACAAAGGGGCGGCCTTCAGGGCATATCTCGCCAAGAAGCGCCCCCTCATAGAGGCCTACCTCTCCGAGCATGCCCCCGCGCCGCTAGGCGACGAGACGGTCGTGGGCGACGATCTTGAACGCTATCTCTATGGGCCCCTCAAGCGTTTCATGGCGTCGGGAGGCAAGCGTACAAGGCCGGTGCTCGTACTGCTCGGCTGCGAGGCAGTGGGCGGCACGGCGACGTCTGCGCTTTCCTGCGCTTGTGCCATCGAAGATTTCCAGTCAGCGGCACTCATCCACGACGACATAGCCGATAAGGGCACGCTGCGTCGTGGCGCACCCTGCATGCACGTCACCGAGGGGGTGGGAATCGCCATCAATGTGGCCGACCTCGCCCTCATAATTGCACAGTCCAGAATCCTGCGTGAGCGCTCGCTCTCGCCTGAGTTACGCGTGCGCATCCTCGAGGAATTCGCTGCCATGGAGGAGCGCACGCTCGAGGGGCAGGCACTCGACCTCGGCTGGGTGCGTGACGGGCGCTGGGATCTGAGCGTGGACGACTATCTTTGCATGGCAAGCCATAAGACCGCGTTTTACTCTGCCGCCTGCCCACTCTCCATCGGCGCCATCTGTGGGGGCGGCACCGACGAGCAGGTGGAGGCCCTCAGAACGTTTGGCATGGGTGCCGGTCTTGCCTTCCAGCTCCAGGACGACCTGCTCAACCTCGTAGGGAACGCGAAGACTCAGGGCAAGGACTTTCGCAGCGACATCACCGAGGGCAAGCACACCATGGCCGTCACGTGGTCTCTCGAGCGCCTGCAGAACAGCCAAAGGGATGAGCTTATCGAGATTCTCACCTCACATGCCACGGATGCGGCCACGTTGGAGCGCGCAGTGGGGCTTATGGAGTCCGTTGGCGCCATCGAGGGCGTGCGTGACTACGCCCACTCGGTTGCCGAAAGTGCCAGGCGAGAGCTGGACGGCATCGAGCTCGCAGATGACATGTGCACGATCCTTGATTCTATGGCAGACTTCTTCGTAGAGCGCACTGGCTAA
- a CDS encoding peptidoglycan-binding protein — translation MEAIREGASGVAVEDIQDRLTSLGYEIDGDEASSTTFGPSTAQAVAKFRLDHNMSLGTEIDFATWMALVDECYQLGDRTLYLRLPNFHGHDVKQLQERLNILGFSCGKPDGCYGVHTESAVKEFQESQGALADGMAFQDTFDDIERLHHVWAGKSAAGPHPIGGVGYARAAGVLENTQISLTGEDPIARNVAGRIWNLATATSDKSCLDLIDSVELARDDTIVIVLASSPLPKRSKMANIVMDDIKTLPQRLRTACESFRKSTPIVRIELPLGLNYDGTFTTGDAQTFAVTVLDAICTAFDH, via the coding sequence ATGGAAGCGATCAGAGAGGGTGCGAGTGGGGTTGCCGTGGAGGACATCCAGGACCGCCTCACATCCCTTGGCTACGAGATTGATGGGGACGAGGCAAGCAGCACGACCTTCGGCCCTTCCACCGCACAGGCCGTGGCGAAATTTCGCCTTGACCACAACATGAGCTTGGGAACCGAGATCGACTTCGCAACTTGGATGGCGCTCGTCGACGAGTGCTACCAGTTGGGTGACCGCACGCTGTACCTACGCCTCCCCAACTTCCATGGCCACGACGTCAAACAACTGCAGGAACGACTCAACATCTTAGGTTTCTCCTGCGGAAAGCCCGACGGTTGCTACGGCGTCCACACCGAGTCGGCCGTGAAGGAGTTCCAAGAGAGCCAGGGGGCATTGGCTGACGGCATGGCCTTCCAAGACACCTTCGATGACATCGAGCGCCTGCACCACGTCTGGGCCGGCAAGTCCGCCGCAGGACCGCATCCCATAGGTGGCGTGGGCTACGCCCGTGCCGCAGGCGTGCTCGAGAACACGCAGATCTCCCTCACAGGGGAGGATCCTATTGCGCGCAACGTCGCCGGACGTATCTGGAACCTAGCCACCGCCACAAGTGACAAAAGCTGCCTCGACCTGATCGACAGTGTCGAGCTCGCACGAGACGACACGATCGTGATTGTGCTCGCGTCCTCGCCCCTACCCAAGCGCAGCAAGATGGCAAACATCGTCATGGACGATATCAAGACGCTGCCACAACGTCTGCGCACGGCCTGCGAGAGCTTTCGCAAATCGACGCCGATCGTTCGCATCGAGCTGCCTTTGGGGCTGAACTACGACGGCACGTTCACCACAGGGGACGCGCAGACCTTTGCGGTCACGGTGCTCGATGCCATCTGCACCGCATTCGACCATTAG
- the glmU gene encoding bifunctional UDP-N-acetylglucosamine diphosphorylase/glucosamine-1-phosphate N-acetyltransferase GlmU, giving the protein MPSTAIILAAGKGTRMKSRHPKVMHRLLDRPLAWWAVRSARQAGMERIVLVVGSGAQEVRDYFAADGDADASIEFVEQKERLGTGHAVRCVRDALGELKGPVVVMYADMPLVHPQTIRSLVSEARAKHNACTVLSMTPPDPSDYGRVDASDDGTVRAIIEHEDCTPEQREALRECNSGLYCFCGRRLFANIDRITNDNAQGEYYLTDMVGIYVGMGEPVSVVHADDYHELLGVNSRSQLAVAAKVMQRRINEGLMAEGVSMLDPEQVWVGAEVRVGQDTTLLPQTFLWGRTIVGSDCTIGPNSRLTNATVGDRCLVDETIIVDSAIDNDVSCGPRAYLRGGAHFHDRSKAGTHVELKGTEVGVGSKVPHLSYLGDARLGSGVNIGGGTITCNYDGKHKSRTEIGDHVFIGSDVMLVAPVTIGDNALVGAASCITKDVPAGALSLERSRQLTQRGWADAYWKRLEEED; this is encoded by the coding sequence ATGCCAAGCACAGCGATCATCCTTGCCGCCGGCAAGGGTACGCGCATGAAGTCCCGACACCCAAAAGTCATGCATAGGCTACTCGACCGCCCACTAGCTTGGTGGGCGGTCCGCTCTGCACGACAAGCGGGAATGGAGCGTATCGTCCTCGTCGTTGGTAGTGGCGCACAGGAGGTGCGCGACTACTTTGCCGCAGACGGAGATGCGGACGCGTCCATCGAGTTCGTCGAGCAAAAGGAGCGACTCGGCACCGGGCACGCGGTGCGCTGCGTCCGCGATGCGCTCGGTGAGCTCAAGGGGCCCGTCGTCGTCATGTACGCAGACATGCCGCTGGTCCATCCTCAGACCATTCGCTCCCTCGTGAGCGAGGCGAGGGCCAAGCACAATGCCTGCACCGTGCTTTCGATGACACCGCCCGACCCCTCGGACTATGGTCGCGTAGACGCGAGCGACGACGGCACGGTCAGGGCCATCATCGAGCACGAGGACTGCACGCCCGAGCAGCGCGAGGCGCTCAGGGAGTGCAACTCGGGCCTCTACTGCTTCTGCGGCAGGCGCCTCTTTGCCAACATCGACAGGATCACCAACGACAACGCCCAAGGCGAGTACTATCTCACCGACATGGTAGGCATCTACGTGGGCATGGGCGAGCCCGTCTCGGTTGTCCATGCGGATGACTACCACGAGCTGCTCGGCGTGAACAGTCGCTCCCAGCTGGCGGTGGCCGCCAAGGTCATGCAGCGTCGCATCAACGAGGGGCTCATGGCGGAGGGCGTCTCCATGCTCGACCCCGAACAGGTCTGGGTCGGGGCGGAGGTTAGGGTGGGGCAGGACACGACGTTGCTTCCCCAGACCTTCCTCTGGGGCAGGACGATCGTCGGCTCCGACTGCACCATAGGACCCAACAGCCGTCTGACGAACGCCACGGTCGGCGACCGCTGTCTTGTGGACGAGACCATCATCGTGGACTCCGCCATCGACAACGACGTCAGCTGCGGACCTCGTGCCTACCTACGCGGCGGCGCCCACTTCCATGACAGGTCCAAGGCAGGCACACACGTCGAGCTCAAGGGCACCGAAGTCGGGGTGGGTTCTAAGGTCCCGCACCTCTCCTACCTCGGCGACGCCCGTCTCGGCTCTGGGGTCAACATAGGTGGCGGCACCATCACCTGCAACTACGACGGCAAGCACAAGAGCCGCACCGAGATAGGCGACCATGTCTTCATCGGGTCAGATGTCATGCTCGTTGCCCCCGTCACCATCGGCGACAACGCACTCGTGGGCGCGGCCTCGTGCATCACGAAGGACGTCCCGGCGGGAGCCCTCTCGCTCGAGCGCTCCAGACAGCTCACGCAACGGGGTTGGGCAGACGCATATTGGAAACGACTCGAGGAAGAGGACTAG
- a CDS encoding ribose-phosphate pyrophosphokinase: MYENLSRPRLYEKEIKLYSGTSNPALSARIANILGLKLQGLKLEKFSNGEIYARFEESVRGDEVFFIQSIVGKNINDMLMETLVVADAASRASAKSFTAVLPHYGYARQDRKAASREPITARLIANLLEIAGVDRVIALDLHSGQIQGFFDVPVTHLTALYLFGDYFRAKDFDWADTVVVSPDMGRAKVAKKLSDYLGCEVAIAHKSRPKHNTAEVMGIIGNIVGKTCIINDDMIDTGGTLVGSITKLKEMGAGDIYVSATHGIFSGQAIERLERAPIVECVVTDAIPCAVANTPGSKIKQISVAESLALCIYNVYMDNPVSEGHSGNSEM; this comes from the coding sequence ATGTACGAAAACCTGAGTAGGCCCAGGCTCTACGAAAAGGAGATCAAGCTCTACAGCGGAACCAGCAACCCCGCCCTTTCCGCGCGGATAGCTAACATCCTCGGACTCAAGCTCCAGGGTCTCAAACTCGAGAAGTTCTCCAACGGCGAGATCTATGCCCGCTTTGAGGAGTCCGTCCGCGGTGACGAGGTCTTCTTCATCCAATCCATCGTCGGAAAGAACATCAACGACATGCTGATGGAGACCCTCGTCGTCGCCGATGCGGCAAGCCGTGCCTCGGCCAAGAGCTTCACAGCGGTCCTGCCCCACTATGGCTACGCTCGTCAGGACAGGAAGGCAGCCTCACGTGAGCCCATCACCGCGCGCCTGATCGCGAACCTCCTCGAGATTGCCGGCGTCGACCGCGTGATCGCCCTCGACCTGCATTCCGGACAGATACAAGGCTTCTTTGACGTGCCCGTCACCCACCTCACGGCGCTCTACCTCTTTGGTGATTACTTTAGGGCCAAGGACTTCGACTGGGCGGACACCGTCGTGGTCTCCCCTGACATGGGTCGCGCCAAGGTTGCCAAGAAGCTCTCTGACTACCTGGGATGCGAGGTCGCCATCGCACACAAGAGCCGTCCCAAGCACAATACCGCCGAGGTCATGGGCATCATCGGAAACATCGTGGGCAAGACCTGCATCATCAACGATGACATGATAGACACCGGCGGCACCCTCGTGGGCTCGATCACCAAGCTCAAGGAGATGGGTGCGGGTGACATCTACGTATCGGCCACGCACGGCATCTTCTCGGGCCAGGCCATCGAGCGCCTAGAGCGTGCCCCCATCGTCGAGTGCGTCGTCACCGATGCCATCCCCTGCGCCGTCGCCAACACGCCCGGCTCGAAGATCAAGCAGATCTCGGTCGCAGAGTCGCTTGCCCTGTGCATCTACAACGTATACATGGACAACCCCGTCTCGGAGGGACACAGCGGCAACTCCGAGATGTAA